The sequence ACattgaaaatgctaaaaagatgctctatttttttttttttttttctttcagacAACAAATACAGACTTTCTTCACCTGTTTTCGGAGGAACCCACATTGAAAATACTAAAGTAATAAACACTGCATTAATTGAACTGAAGAGTGTTGGGGCACAACGGTTATGATGATATTTAAGGGTTTATCCTTTTGTGATTAAAGTAAATTGTTTCCAAAAATAAGTATGAATTAATCTTCATCCCAACGGCTATGATGATATTTAAGGGTTTATCCTTAGAGTAGGTATGTTTGTACTCAAAGATCAACTTCTACAGCTTCTTTGGAAAAATGTGACACAAATAGCTAAAGTAGAAGACCACCTAAAATCAACAAGGTCACGGACAATGGTCAAGCAAATTCCACTCATTGGACAATTACATTAtaaataacaagaaaatatCTGTATTGTGTTGGGCTCTTTCTAATTATATTATACTTGCTGCAACCTATGGTGTACAAACTTCAAAGCCCTATCTGTTAAAACCTCAGTTTGTTGACAACAGATCATCCTCTAAATAATTAAACacaagttttttaattttaaaaaaaagtttgaactTAAAATATTTGGGTGTCAGACTGTCAGTGGGTTCCACACCTTTTGACCTTTACACTTCACTAGAAAAGACATTCCTAGAAAACCTTTTCCctcattatttttaaaataaaatcaagttggaaaattattattaaaaaaaatttataaaaaacacCCTAACAATGTATTTGgataaggaaaataaatttaagatTTTGACAAAAGTTATAATTTCTAAATTAACATGAATCAATTCCAGtgttttgataaaaaaaaaaaaaaaaaacttagaaaTTGCGCTGGGATAAAACATGGAATTTGGAAATCATAAATCTCAACTTTAAATTATATCTAAAAGtcgttattttttaaaatttcaagagagattgagtttttataaaaaataactttACAAATAAAGGTTAAATTCCTTATTTTAAATCCATCatccaaacaagaaactttacaaattctagaacattaattttcttcattttaaattccgtcatttatgaaatcgtttgtacttttaaattttctcatccAAACACACTGTAACTAGCAACTAGAatcataattatttaaaattttttattaacataattatttaatttaaaactGAAGTAGATGCAGATTTCCAAATAATGTAGTTTCTATAAGTGGTGAGATTTTATTGGATTGTTAATATtttactgaaaaaaaaattgacaaaatggttgaatatataattaaaatgaaacaaaatttcaagGATGCAGAGAGAAATTGGCCTCACGTCAACTGCCCCCACTCTAATAAAAATCTGGGCATATGCACTGACAGAGATATTGTGCAGCATATCATGTAATTTTGGAGTGCTTTGGACTGCTTCCCGATAGGGATTCCCTGTCACTTCAATAAATACATTGTCTACATAACTGTGCTGCTGGCTACGATTTTATTTCTCCACCATACAATCACTACCATTTTCATTATCATAAAAAAGATTTTGATGTTCAACCATGAGTTTCTGCATTTTGAATACATAACTTCAAATGTATGGATAAATGCTTTTAATAATTTGAGTTAGACACTTTTTACAATGTACGATGTTTCTAAGGGTTAAGGAGGTTGAATTCACTATTGTTAGTGTCACATTATCAAGGCAACTACTTCATTACATTGGCTAAGTAAGGTGACTTGCTTATGTTTTCGTCGTTTGCTACCGTTGGATAAACATGCCATAAATGTATAATTGCTTGGATTCATATCATATTCATATGCATATTCGCGTCCAATCTGTGGACATAATTCAAATGCGACTCATCAACATGAATTGTCACCTCTAATTTCAATTCCATTATCTTACAAGAAATTGATCACAACTTATATGGTCTGCAGTGAGTTGATGGAAGTGTGGACGTCCTTGAAATGTGTTGCCCTTGAACATAAGCATAATAATGGATTATGGAAGAGAATTAACAATAATACAAGAGGTTTGTAGCTTAAATAGGTTTAGAGCATTTACGACTTATGCAACCGAAGTCTTGAGTTTAATTCTCACATCTCTCAATATTgcttatataaaatttaaaaaaacaataataatatgaatttctaaaagaaaaataacatgaTTGATTATTTTCGAATTTAGAGTTAAGATTTCAGGATTAAAGGTTTAATGATTTAATTATTTCaatggaaagaaagaaaaaaacaattttatttcaatgaACCTCATGAACAAATATTGCCTCCCCAAATGAGTAGTctaatcaaataattataCTGTTCCTGCAGGCACCCCCCCTTGTTATCATCATGGCATGCCATTGCCCGCCTCAccgatttaattaaatttgcatttttcttttcaacgTTTTGTATACAGACAATTGGTTGTGCAGTGATCAAcacataatcatttatatatataaatatttccATGGCCCTTGGGTTTTTAACTATCTTGCTAAATTTAATATGAGACATGTCGTTTATCGAGAGTGTACTGAGAACAtgtattaaaaatgaaaaccctTATTTTAAAGTTGAAGCCCTTGCAAAACTCCAAAATTTCCAGCATTATGTTTTttgtctttcattttctggtAAGCAAGTTCCCATCTTGAGTCTGACCTgcttcatttatatataaaagattcCGACTGATTAACCTTACTACCAAGCAACAGTAATACACATACTCTAAATACCAAAATTACCCCTTATTGCATTTGAATCTCACATTAAGCTCTCCAACTTATCGATGTTTGGCGACTTAATTTTCTCCCACTGTCAAGTCTTCAAATCTTTGGCAAACCACTCCTACATGGCATAAAATTAGAGGGTCACGTCGAGAAAAGGTATCCAATGCCGACTTGATGAAAGACTAAAGAGGTCAAGTGAGACGCAAAATATTACTCAATGGGATAAAGTGGATCAGCTTGATTTTCGAAGACAAATGATTTGACTATAGTAGTTTCAAGGATGGCAAGCATGTGAAAAACTAGTGGCAAGTAGGATAGTTTTGTCATTTAAGGCAGGCGTACTAGACCTATTGGCTTTAGGGTACCGctaacaaattataaaaaatggaaactattaaaatattaacaaaGCAAACGTTGCATGCTTGgtttatttttacataaagaTTCTTGTCCCTATCTTGATGAGAACAAGTTCTCTCTAGTTTTCATaacacttaaaaaataaaaataaaaaatttcagaaatgaAGTTGCAGTGAAGGGCCGTACAACAACAACATAACATCATCACCagtatcatcatcatcatcataaatcacctcccaaaaagaaatgcacaaatttaaaagaagctTTTACCATGTACtgtcaaaaaaagaaatgtttcATTTCAGATATCAGCAGAAGTAGTACTTTTTCAAAGTTCAGAACATATATAGACCCTAGGAAAGAAACTGAGtcaaatctttctttcttttctttttttttttcttttttttttttctgaatctCCCCCACCACCCCATACCCCATCAAATCTTTCTGATCATTTTACTTAACAGCAGTCAGTCAGTACTCAATTACTAGCATTTCAGTTCTCAGTAGAAATACATAACCTTCTCTTCTGTCTTGTTTTCATCAACATTGGAAAAGAGGCTGTTAGACTTAGACCCATTAACACAAATATTAAGATTATTCCCACCACTAATCAACTGTTTAACATCTTCTAGATCACAGTACCCTAATGTGTTTTCTGCTCCAAGAGGATCAAACCCATCTGGCCTCTCACACCATTGGTTGATCACATGGTGATGATCATGACCTGCTGATCCAGTACTACAACCACTATTGTTGTTACCATAGTTGAGCATCATGAACCGCTGATTATTCTGATCTTGATCAAAACTCTGGAAAAccatttcttcttgtttgatgTTGCTCTCTCTGTCATAGCTGATCTGATTACAGCTCCCATCAGATGAAGTGCTGCAACTTCCTTCACTTCCAAACATGAGGAGGTTATTTTGATTACTATTTTTCTTCACAGGGTAATTATTATACTGCATGGAACCCACCAGGCACTCTTGGGTTGGGAAAAGAGAGgagttggtggtggtgtttgAAAAATTATTGGATGTCATGGAAAGATGTGGAATTTCAAAGCCTGATGAGAAAGATCTATTATAAGTACTGCTAAGGTCTTTGAACAGTGATGAGAGAGGTTGAGATGGGATTAGTGGTTGGTTTTGATAATTGTGATGAGAGGAAGAAGGAAATGGGGGAGGTTTTAATGAATTTCtctgatgatggtgatgatgatgagatgGAGGAGCCATATGCATCCCCATGAGCTTCTTCTTGAGCTTGGTGTTCCAATAGTTCTTGATATCATTGTCAGTCCTGCCCGGCAGCTGAGCAGCTATAATTGACCATCTGCATATAATTAATTGTTAATTACACATAAATTATGATTAAGTTCCAGAAGAAGCAGAAACCTGTTCTGGCTTTCCCTTAACAGCTGTAAGTGGGTGTGGATGTTAGATCCAAAACTTGGCATGCATGCAGGGAAATTATCCAAATATAGCAGATTCTTGATAAATGATGGGTTTTTTTACAACATAAAAtaaggaaaccaaaaaaacatgaGTTCAAGTTTgtcttttctctttcctcttttCTGTTCTTTGTTACTCATTTTTGGATAGATTTCATCAGCAATTTTCATGATAGGAGATgataaataaggaaaaagagaTAGACTCTATTATACCTATGGAAATTAGgtaataaagaagaaaaagaaatataattgcATAGAGCTAGAGTAGTACCTGCTTCCAATGCTAGCAAAGAGGCTGCATATTATTCTGTCTTCCTCATCAGAGAATTCTCCATGTTTGATGTTTGGCCTCAGGTAGTTAAGCCACCTCAATCTGCAGCTTTTCCCACATCTCTTCAGACCTGATCCACACTCAAATCAACccaaacataaacaaatagGCAGATACATATAaacaggagagagagagagagagagagagagagagagagagagagagagagagagaaatggaaACACATGTTTCCATTATTAGATAATTTTGAGCTTGAATTAAGAAACCTTACCAGCTTTCTGTGGGAGAGCAATCCAATTCCCACCAGTCCCTTGCTTCTCTATGTACTCCTTCAGCTTCGAGTCTTCTTCTGGTGACCATGGCCCCTTCTTCACATTTGCCTTGTCACAACAAGGAGCCctacccatctctctctctctctctctctctctctctctctctctctctcaaacacaCAGTGAGAGACGTCTAGCTTTTTATCTCTTGGATATCCCTAAAGCTCTTTTGAGGAACCAAAGGTCTCACCTTTTAAAATGGACTTTGGTTGGGGAGGTGCTTATGCCTTAATAATGGTGTTGAGGGTTTGGACAGCGTAGTACACTagaaaaaaagattattttattgagtgaTGATTTTTAGTCAAAATGAGAGACAACGTTCAATCATCAGTTTTTCTAACTCCTATAAATGTCAATTAGCCAGCTGattagaaaaaaaatcgaaCTTTCTAACTTTCTATCTCATATAGGTTGGCACCCCCATTTCATTATTAACCTCACTCATACGTCTCTTCTCTCTTAAAAGCATCCAAAGTCTTTTTGCTAATAAGTAGATACAAAACAGGAGGCAATTGAAGTGATGGCCAGAGCCCCTCCCCAAGTAATAGCTACATAAATATAACTTGGTTTGATCTTGAAAATtgatcaaaatatatatatttatattattatcttttctaaTGGGCATGATGAACAAGCtcttttttgtatttgaaaaacaatgaaggatgtttttccaattttctatCTCTGGTTACGTAACATGAAGGGGTTTGAATTCTCTAAATTTATTCTAATTCTAACTCATTACGTGCCCTTTAACCTCAAAAATTTaaacatatttctttttgcattAACTCGTCaaatttttcaataaaaaatattcatcaatatttattgaaaaaatcatGATCAATACAGAATTATGAGATACATCTATATGGAGTAGCTTAATTATATTgctataaattttttgaaacgACTAGGTAAGAGAGGATAGGATGCATCATCACCCATATCTATCTCATAACTTcggaccaaaaaaaataacaatcaGAGATGATATGTTTGTCCTAACTTAATGCACCTTTAGCTTCTCCCTTTAAAATTTGGAACCATTCATCGGTTGTGTTGAAAATTGCCATCCGTAATATCACTCTCCACACACACATctatgctttttttttaaatgtttttggCAATTCCTATTGAATTAGTTCATTGGTTAATGGCCAGATCACATCATTATTAATTGTATCCTAATCAATAATCATCACAGAGTAATCCTGACCGTCCATGAGATGCACAGAGTGAGTGATGATGTAGTTTGGACCCATCAATCAGATTCTTTTGCCTttaaattcatcatctgaTCAGGTGCTACTGGGACCGTAGACTAATCGATGCCACACTTCCTGGATGATGATGCATCATAAGCTATTGTCACAACTTGTTAAAATAGGCAAACAATATCTTCAGAGATGGTTGAGGTACATCATAGCATTTCCTCACTGGGAGACATCTCATACTTTTGGTAAATTTAAATCACTATTTAGGTTTCTGAGTAACCAATCGAAAATAGAGGCCTATATATTTAGGAGCACTTGGAGTCTTGGAGGGGCCCTATATAGCTACATGATTTTGCAGGCCATGAAATCAATGCTGCTAGCCACAGGATTCATGACCACTCTCTACATATCTGCTAGGGCCACAAGTTCTTTATTTCTAAGGAAGAAGATAATTCAAATTTGGAACTTTTTTCATGATggaaaataaatgtattattAAACAATTTATTCGTGATCATAACTTGATTTCTCGAAGtacaaaaatattattcaaaaggaaaatgctaCAGATGCCATATTTATAGACCATCTTGTATATCACATCTCCAATAGAGGTGAGAGAGAAACCGTGTAGTTTAAAACCATTACTTAATATTTCATTTACGAGCACTTGGGCTTGTGACCTAAACAAGAGAGCATTCCCCCCCTGTGAAATGGCCTTGTGTCAGATTGCTTTCTTCTTAGTATAGGTAAAAAATGTTCagagttttaatttattttttcattcaatAATCCTCGTTCCCAATTCAAGATCTCCTCCAATAAAGTAAAAACTATGCACCACACGGTTAAACTGACCTTTACCATGTACAGATGTATAAAACCCAAAGAGCATTCACGAACCTTCTTCATTCACATGGATGATATCATCAATATTGTTTCCACAGTAAAAACATGCATGGCCCAGTAAAGGGCAAGAAACTTTGTGGTGCAACCGTGCAGTGCAGGCAATGGGGTTAAAATCCCCTGCGTCAAAAGATGCTGCTACATACAAGGTGCCAAAAATGTTTTGATTGGGACATTCAGAATTTTAGCTTAACCATCATAATTCACAGTAAAACAA comes from Prunus dulcis chromosome 6, ALMONDv2, whole genome shotgun sequence and encodes:
- the LOC117632021 gene encoding transcription factor RAX2-like, whose product is MGRAPCCDKANVKKGPWSPEEDSKLKEYIEKQGTGGNWIALPQKAGLKRCGKSCRLRWLNYLRPNIKHGEFSDEEDRIICSLFASIGSRWSIIAAQLPGRTDNDIKNYWNTKLKKKLMGMHMAPPSHHHHHHQRNSLKPPPFPSSSHHNYQNQPLIPSQPLSSLFKDLSSTYNRSFSSGFEIPHLSMTSNNFSNTTTNSSLFPTQECLVGSMQYNNYPVKKNSNQNNLLMFGSEGSCSTSSDGSCNQISYDRESNIKQEEMVFQSFDQDQNNQRFMMLNYGNNNSGCSTGSAGHDHHHVINQWCERPDGFDPLGAENTLGYCDLEDVKQLISGGNNLNICVNGSKSNSLFSNVDENKTEEKVMYFY